Proteins encoded within one genomic window of Synechococcus sp. PCC 7335:
- a CDS encoding Crp/Fnr family transcriptional regulator, producing the protein MTLSTSLNPNLSSPTMSFPQSDSTRPFLAWQRISDWAAEHYRCRTFNKDEKIPARPGLLYLVQKGSVRLLGNAQTSATAKRSTSNTRMPLVASEEAFLGFVGAGQPFEVVAQPPFSLQSFAHVDQTTVIWLYWNDLETWPHFQKEVLDAFRRQHQRKMLWLSTLGQRRTIDRLLGFLTLLIDEHGEHCEQGYYLPFPLTHAQIGSAIGSTRVTVTRLMGKLRQAGMIQSYDENLICIPHGTGDWKIQR; encoded by the coding sequence ATGACACTATCTACTTCGCTTAACCCCAACCTATCTTCGCCTACTATGTCCTTCCCACAGTCGGATAGTACTCGCCCGTTTTTGGCTTGGCAGCGTATTTCTGATTGGGCGGCTGAACACTACCGCTGCCGAACATTCAACAAAGACGAGAAGATTCCGGCTCGTCCTGGACTACTCTATCTAGTGCAAAAAGGGTCAGTTCGTTTATTGGGAAACGCTCAGACTAGTGCTACGGCAAAGCGCAGCACTAGCAACACTAGAATGCCTTTAGTCGCGTCGGAAGAAGCATTCTTAGGATTTGTAGGTGCAGGGCAACCTTTCGAGGTCGTTGCACAACCACCTTTTTCCCTACAAAGTTTTGCACATGTGGATCAGACCACGGTGATTTGGCTCTATTGGAATGATTTAGAGACATGGCCTCATTTTCAAAAAGAAGTATTAGACGCTTTTCGGCGTCAGCATCAACGTAAAATGCTGTGGCTGAGCACGCTAGGTCAGCGCAGAACAATCGATCGGCTATTAGGGTTTTTGACGCTACTTATTGATGAGCATGGTGAACATTGTGAACAGGGCTATTATCTGCCGTTCCCTTTAACTCATGCTCAAATTGGCAGCGCCATTGGTTCGACTCGAGTAACAGTCACTCGGTTGATGGGCAAGCTGCGACAGGCAGGCATGATCCAAAGCTATGATGAGAACTTGATTTGCATTCCTCATGGAACTGGTGATTGGAAGATACAGCGCTAG
- a CDS encoding chorismate lyase: protein MASASSALSSTQPATWYALKPLWQGNQSVVKRGLPHDQLSPAWQILMLGDGSPTRHLQLLTREPTEVDVIDMSPVAAGGDYAPLPIAQVPGPHLRRQVWLRTASGQRLAYATSWWEASHVDEYLENRALPIWASLAKLRTELYRDIQGIEFGYSTALEKAFEQKGPFWGRHYLFWHHGQPLTLIYEVFSPYLIRYLGPMGSECS from the coding sequence TTGGCTTCAGCGTCTTCCGCTCTTTCTTCGACTCAACCAGCTACCTGGTATGCTTTGAAACCTCTATGGCAAGGCAATCAATCTGTTGTGAAACGAGGGCTGCCTCACGATCAGCTTTCCCCGGCATGGCAGATATTGATGCTAGGAGATGGTTCGCCAACGCGCCATCTGCAGCTACTAACCCGTGAACCAACAGAGGTCGATGTCATCGATATGTCGCCTGTAGCCGCAGGTGGGGACTATGCACCTTTGCCCATTGCACAAGTGCCAGGCCCACATTTGCGCCGTCAGGTCTGGCTGCGGACAGCTTCTGGTCAGCGACTAGCTTATGCTACCTCTTGGTGGGAAGCTAGTCATGTAGACGAATACCTAGAAAATCGCGCTTTACCGATTTGGGCTAGCCTAGCTAAACTACGCACGGAACTCTATAGAGATATTCAAGGAATTGAGTTTGGTTATTCTACCGCTCTAGAGAAGGCATTTGAGCAAAAGGGCCCGTTTTGGGGACGGCATTATTTGTTTTGGCACCATGGGCAACCGCTAACACTGATATACGAGGTGTTTTCTCCTTACTTGATTCGGTATTTAGGACCGATGGGTTCGGAATGTAGTTAG
- the accC gene encoding acetyl-CoA carboxylase biotin carboxylase subunit, translating to MSFSKILIANRGEIALRIIRTCEEMGIATIAVHSTVDRSALHVQLADEAVCIGEASSSKSYLNIPNIIAAALTRGATAIHPGYGFLAENARFAEICADHNLVFIGPTAAAMLAMGDKATAKATMQKVKVPTVPGSEGLLNSQEEAAKLAAEIGYPVIIKATAGGGGRGMRLVRAPHELGKMFLAAQGEAEASFGNPGVYLEKFVENPRHIEFQILADSYGNVVHLGERDCSIQRRHQKLLEEAPSAALDESLRQQMGAAAVRAAESINYVGAGTVEFLVDRTGEFYFMEMNTRIQVEHPVTEMVTGIDLIAEQIRVAQGDRLLFTQADIQLRGHAIECRINAEDPEHNFRPNPGRISGYLAPGGLGVRMDSHVYTDYEIPPYYDSLIGKLIVWGPNRDTAIRRMQRALREFAITGLPTTIGFHQKVMAHPQFVKGEVFTDFVANMME from the coding sequence ATGAGCTTCTCTAAAATTTTGATTGCCAATCGTGGTGAGATCGCACTACGGATTATTCGCACGTGCGAAGAAATGGGAATCGCTACCATCGCTGTCCATTCCACCGTTGATCGCAGTGCTCTCCATGTTCAACTAGCTGATGAGGCCGTCTGTATTGGTGAAGCCTCCAGCAGCAAAAGCTATCTCAACATTCCAAATATTATCGCTGCTGCGCTCACGAGAGGCGCAACTGCCATTCATCCAGGCTATGGTTTTCTGGCTGAAAACGCTCGATTCGCTGAAATCTGCGCTGACCATAATCTTGTTTTCATTGGCCCTACTGCGGCGGCGATGCTGGCGATGGGTGATAAGGCGACTGCTAAAGCGACCATGCAAAAGGTCAAAGTACCTACCGTTCCAGGTAGTGAGGGTTTGCTAAATAGCCAGGAGGAGGCTGCTAAACTTGCTGCCGAAATTGGCTACCCAGTAATCATTAAAGCAACCGCAGGAGGGGGTGGGCGTGGTATGCGTTTGGTACGCGCTCCCCATGAGCTTGGAAAAATGTTCTTAGCTGCTCAAGGAGAGGCAGAAGCTTCTTTTGGTAATCCCGGTGTTTACTTAGAAAAGTTTGTCGAGAACCCACGTCATATAGAGTTCCAAATTCTAGCGGATAGCTATGGCAATGTTGTTCATTTGGGCGAGCGGGATTGCTCCATTCAACGACGCCATCAAAAGCTTTTAGAAGAAGCTCCTAGCGCCGCTTTAGACGAATCATTAAGACAGCAGATGGGTGCGGCGGCGGTCCGGGCTGCTGAGTCTATCAACTATGTGGGTGCTGGCACGGTAGAGTTTTTGGTGGACCGTACGGGCGAATTCTATTTTATGGAGATGAATACCCGCATCCAGGTTGAACACCCTGTCACAGAGATGGTAACGGGGATCGATCTGATTGCTGAGCAAATCCGGGTGGCCCAAGGCGATCGCCTACTATTTACTCAAGCCGATATCCAACTACGTGGTCATGCCATAGAATGCCGGATTAATGCAGAAGATCCAGAGCACAACTTCCGGCCTAATCCCGGTAGAATTAGCGGTTATCTAGCCCCTGGTGGCTTAGGGGTTCGGATGGACTCTCATGTATATACCGACTATGAAATTCCACCTTACTATGATTCGCTAATCGGCAAACTTATTGTTTGGGGTCCAAACAGAGATACAGCGATTCGGCGTATGCAAAGAGCGCTTAGAGAATTTGCTATCACTGGTTTGCCAACGACTATCGGATTCCACCAAAAAGTAATGGCGCATCCGCAGTTTGTGAAAGGAGAAGTCTTTACAGACTTTGTGGCAAATATGATGGAATAG